The Romeriopsis navalis LEGE 11480 genome window below encodes:
- a CDS encoding FAD-binding protein, whose translation MSQPSFITDQGQASHPPEHRQPQKAQPNSGTTEVNQDFGHLIQGAAKTIARPKHTAEIVRLLQMANRAGLTITPRGKGYSQSGQSVSVNGITLETIHLKQLKFIDNRDHLICGAGVSWRTVMTMAMQAGRLPCAMPLNLNLTIGGTLSAGGVGSNSHRYGSSTASVTALEVVTGAAQAITCDPTQHPDLFQAVLSGQGRCGLITSATLKLRPFKPQVILYQLLYTDLGNWLADQQRLKTNPAISHIEGFCLGAEADQWRYKLHIAIEQDSTAIDHTILEPLSYDEVVQIDCHGIAEFLARYDCRFQAMQQAGDWQLAHPWFECFIPSSQAKQLIPKMLKILPACFGEGHRVIPIDTTTKTKFFMTPELPEQSILFAALPTGIKPADISATRQAIRELNELIMAAGGKRYLSGWLETTSEGFWQQHFGALYTDWLQVKQTYDPNQVFGSSLFRGDPAILMC comes from the coding sequence ACATCGGCAGCCCCAAAAGGCGCAACCAAATTCCGGGACAACGGAAGTCAACCAAGATTTTGGCCATCTGATTCAGGGTGCAGCAAAGACCATTGCACGACCGAAACACACGGCAGAAATCGTCAGACTGCTGCAAATGGCCAATCGAGCCGGCCTGACCATCACCCCCCGCGGTAAAGGCTACAGTCAAAGTGGCCAGTCAGTCAGTGTCAACGGCATTACATTAGAAACCATCCACCTAAAACAGCTCAAATTTATCGACAATCGCGATCACCTAATCTGCGGTGCTGGCGTTTCATGGCGCACAGTCATGACCATGGCCATGCAGGCTGGTCGGCTCCCCTGCGCCATGCCACTCAACCTCAACCTGACGATCGGCGGCACATTATCCGCCGGCGGTGTTGGTAGCAATAGTCATCGCTATGGCAGTTCCACCGCAAGTGTTACGGCACTCGAAGTTGTGACTGGCGCGGCCCAGGCTATAACGTGCGACCCCACGCAGCATCCTGATTTATTTCAAGCTGTCCTCAGTGGGCAAGGACGCTGTGGACTGATCACATCCGCCACACTCAAGTTACGTCCCTTCAAACCACAGGTCATCCTGTATCAATTACTCTATACAGATCTAGGGAATTGGTTGGCAGACCAACAAAGGCTGAAAACAAATCCAGCCATCAGCCATATTGAGGGATTTTGTCTTGGGGCTGAAGCCGATCAATGGCGATACAAACTACATATCGCGATCGAGCAGGATTCCACCGCGATTGACCACACCATATTAGAGCCACTGAGTTACGACGAGGTTGTTCAAATCGATTGCCATGGGATAGCAGAGTTTCTCGCACGTTATGACTGTCGCTTTCAAGCCATGCAACAGGCCGGTGACTGGCAGTTAGCACATCCCTGGTTTGAATGCTTTATTCCTTCATCTCAGGCAAAGCAGCTAATTCCCAAGATGCTGAAAATTTTGCCAGCATGCTTTGGTGAAGGACATCGCGTTATCCCGATCGACACAACGACCAAAACCAAATTTTTCATGACACCGGAGTTACCCGAACAATCAATTTTATTTGCGGCACTCCCAACGGGGATTAAACCAGCTGATATTTCCGCCACACGCCAGGCAATCCGTGAGCTTAATGAATTAATCATGGCCGCAGGTGGCAAACGTTATCTCTCAGGGTGGCTAGAAACGACGTCTGAGGGGTTCTGGCAACAACACTTTGGCGCACTTTACACCGACTGGCTGCAAGTGAAACAAACCTATGACCCAAATCAGGTATTTGGCTCAAGCCTATTTCGTGGTGACCCAGCTATTTTAATGTGCTAA
- a CDS encoding DUF4760 domain-containing protein has translation MNNIQNPDEIRQFNVRIVIGFASIAATIATVLTVAFVITNEERVRKNLTFGATAISMAAGVAGAAYGLQSLRQNNLQQKENRRIDATRAYIDRWDEPQFAQARITIRELSQTVNSAVSNKSEQLRDRIKQKPTAQQDVTLILNLLEKIALFWDAGLLYEPLLKQFYCPIVLQSWDVLKVYVADRRNEVDVELYKSVEKLYITWSRDP, from the coding sequence ATGAATAACATCCAAAATCCCGATGAAATCAGGCAGTTTAATGTCCGCATCGTCATTGGTTTCGCTTCGATTGCGGCGACGATCGCAACTGTTCTAACCGTGGCCTTTGTGATTACAAATGAGGAGCGTGTCCGGAAAAATCTTACGTTTGGGGCAACGGCAATTTCCATGGCTGCCGGTGTTGCCGGTGCCGCCTACGGCTTGCAAAGTCTCAGGCAGAATAACTTGCAACAGAAAGAGAATCGCCGGATCGATGCGACGCGGGCCTATATCGATCGATGGGATGAACCGCAATTTGCCCAGGCCCGAATCACCATTCGTGAGCTGTCACAGACGGTGAATAGTGCTGTTAGTAATAAATCGGAGCAGTTGCGCGATCGGATCAAGCAGAAACCCACAGCCCAACAGGATGTGACCTTAATTTTGAACTTGCTGGAGAAGATTGCCCTTTTCTGGGATGCGGGATTATTGTACGAACCGTTACTCAAACAGTTTTACTGCCCAATTGTGTTGCAGTCTTGGGATGTCTTGAAAGTTTATGTTGCGGACCGCCGCAACGAGGTTGATGTGGAGCTGTATAAAAGTGTTGAAAAACTCTATATCACCTGGAGCCGCGATCCTTAA